In Luteolibacter rhizosphaerae, one genomic interval encodes:
- a CDS encoding PA2169 family four-helix-bundle protein, with amino-acid sequence MSIRPADIHPDEWVEEKVVTGKQRLLEARNEIESAVVEHPLRSVGIGFGIGYLARSLPIGRVLVGVVRLAAPVVPYALLAVGAARAYEILRSDRNPDRALPFRGARPAGPVALDPVDVCINSCNKLLRGELSAIDTYTQAIAKFGVGADRDTLRHLLAVHEDSASRLRQHIMEMGGQPSFDSGIWGDFAKAVEGTALALGESPALAALQAGEEHGVREYEAALEDPQVMEDIKSAIRQHNLPRAHENINTLLRLKAKEVSVL; translated from the coding sequence GTGAGCATTCGACCTGCTGACATTCACCCCGACGAGTGGGTGGAAGAAAAAGTGGTGACCGGCAAGCAGCGCTTGCTCGAAGCCCGCAACGAGATCGAGAGCGCCGTGGTGGAGCATCCGCTTCGCTCGGTAGGCATCGGCTTCGGCATCGGCTATCTCGCCCGCAGCCTGCCCATCGGGCGGGTGCTGGTAGGCGTGGTCCGCCTCGCAGCCCCCGTGGTCCCCTATGCCCTGCTGGCTGTGGGTGCGGCGCGGGCCTACGAGATCCTGCGCAGCGACCGCAATCCGGACCGCGCCCTGCCCTTCCGGGGCGCACGTCCTGCCGGTCCGGTGGCGCTCGATCCGGTGGATGTGTGCATCAACAGCTGCAACAAGCTGCTGCGTGGTGAGCTCTCTGCCATCGATACCTACACGCAAGCCATTGCCAAGTTCGGCGTGGGTGCGGATCGCGATACCTTGCGCCATCTGCTGGCCGTTCATGAGGATAGCGCCAGCCGCCTGCGCCAACACATCATGGAGATGGGCGGGCAGCCGTCCTTCGACTCCGGGATCTGGGGTGACTTCGCGAAAGCCGTGGAGGGCACCGCCCTCGCGCTCGGCGAATCACCTGCGCTGGCCGCACTTCAGGCCGGGGAAGAACATGGCGTGCGCGAGTATGAAGCGGCGCTGGAAGATCCTCAGGTGATGGAAGACATCAAGAGCGCCATCCGCCAACACAACCTGCCGCGTGCCCACGAGAACATCAACACGCTGCTGCGCCTGAAGGCGAAGGAAGTTTCGGTCCTCTGA